In Silene latifolia isolate original U9 population chromosome X, ASM4854445v1, whole genome shotgun sequence, the following proteins share a genomic window:
- the LOC141620401 gene encoding uncharacterized protein LOC141620401 — protein MFRSLGFVKHFVVDAIGASGGLWVGWRKEARMSLVMACKNYIILLVKKFNGLFWYLVLYYSEPEVANRTHVLMELEKWMDSCTYPFLIVGDFNQVDCIYDKLSNSQRPIEGANAFNSWKLRNELIDIPFKGPRFTWCNNRKGNKRVYERIDKAMASKDWLLFFPNTGTKHYPIQLSDHAPIEVDLQLTRNEGKKLYKLNAWALDYGECLQGIQNVWSFNVLGSPSYKVARKLARIRTTLKKWALDKKGEWRTKWDEFDSKLEKGMTTATTGGGDEDFIKAQDEVKEFASAVAVFWKHAKVKWTVDGDTCTKFFFNWVKGRGGRYYIHGIKDTNGVWIYGPHLVGMEFQMMFKTLYEADDHNNGDPGSRPESGFEGILASVTKKVSSDQFMTLNKPFTSKEVSCAVFQMGKFKSSGLDGIPACFF, from the coding sequence ATGTTTAGATCCTTGGGTTTTGTGAAGCATTTTGTGGTTGATGCCATAGGGGCTTCAGGTGGTCTATGGGTAGGATGGCGAAAGGAGGCTAGAATGAGCCTTGTAATGGCATGTAAAAATTATATCATCCTGTTGGTTAAGAAATTTAATGGTCTCTTTTGGTACCTTGTGCTCTACTATAGTGAACCGGAAGTGGCAAATCGCACACATGTTCTTATGGAGCTAGAAAAGTGGATGGACTCTTGTACATACCCCTTCCTTATTGTGGGAGATTTCAACCAAGTGGATTGTATATATGATAAATTAAGTAATAGTCAGAGACCCATAGAAGGAGCAAATGCTTTCAATAGCTGGAAGCTACGAAATGAGTTGATTGATATACCGTTTAAGGGGCCCAGATTCACATGGTGCAATAACCGGAAGGGGAATAAGAGGGTCTATGAACGTATTGATAAAGCAATGGCATCGAAGGACTGGCTTCTATTCTTCCCAAATACGGGTACCAAACATTATCCCATTCAATTGTCTGATCATGCACCAATTGAGGTGGACTTACAACTGACTAGGAATGAAGGAAAAAAACTGTATAAGTTAAATGCTTGGGCACTTGATTATGGGGAGTGTTTGCAAGGTATTCAAAATGTTTGGTCGTTTAATGTTTTGGGGTCACCGTCTTACAAGGTTGCTCGGAAACTGGCACGTATAAGGACTACCTTGAAGAAGTGGGCACTTGATAAAAAGGGGGAATGGAGGACAAAATGGGATGAGTTTGATTCGAAGCTGGAAAAAGGGATGACTACTGCGACAACGGGAGGCGGAGATGAGGATTTTATAAAGGCTCAGGATGAAGTAAAGGAATTTGCTAGTGCGGTAGCAGTTTTTTGGAAGCATGCTAAGGTGAAATGGACGGTAGATGGTGACACATGTACGAAATTCTTCTTTAATTGGGTGAAAGGTAGAGGCGGTAGGTACTATATACATGGTATTAAAGATACAAATGGTGTTTGGATTTACGGCCCTCATCTTGTTGGTATGGAATTTCAAATGATGTTCAAGACTCTCTACGAAGCGGATGATCATAACAATGGGGACCCTGGGTCAAGGCCAGAATCGGGGTTTGAAGGTATCCTTGCTTCGGTTACCAAGAAGGTTTCATCTGATCAATTTATGACCCTTAATAAGCCCTTTACATCCAAAGAGGTAAGTTGTGCGGTCTTTCAGATGGGGAAGTTTAAGTCATCTGGTCTGGATGGCATTCCGGCTTGTTTTTTTTAG
- the LOC141617222 gene encoding uncharacterized protein LOC141617222: protein MTTSLLRSLIPASPHLWELSILESNDKINFCCSTLKILKLSTVGIISGSIGVPNLEYFELIQVNDSEGNDWYHLIMTGDMQQLAEAKVDCCMKLAAWGDLFEALRHVIKLNVAIRPIYEDDLTETTTVHLKLPYFNRLKYLEIHCIEEHCILQTGMLLKHMPNCVSLIIHMLWSWSSDVDELEGWPEVDSLGLGLHVEYIEIDGFGRNKLVSVELLKYLLVCCTKLKEVKLHLHEPRLSDKQKNVMRKTVMKLSRPSGCKIIINDLPSELTCIPFRSNLCLLLHLLVVGTLLFLVIFRILQITIKICWQSPAISISPLSISFDFFFSNFYH, encoded by the exons ATGACAACGAGCCTTTTAAGGTCTCTAATTCCTGCTTCTCCTCACCTCTGGGAACTTAGTATTCTTGAGAGTAATGATAAAATTAATTTCTGTTGCTCGACTTTGAAGATTCTGAAGTTGTCCACAGTAGGGATTATTTCGGGCAGCATTGGAGTACCAAACTTGGAGTACTTTGAACTTATTCAAGTAAATGACAGTGAAGGAAATGACTGGTATCATTTGATAATGACTGGTGATATGCAACAATTGGCTGAAGCAAAGGTTGATTGTTGTATGAAACTAGCTGCATGGGGTGATCTTTTTGAAGCACTACGGCATGTGATCAAGCTCAATGTCGCTATAAGGCCAATATAT GAGGATGATTTGACGGAAACCACAACAGTGCATCTCAAGCTTCCGTATTTCAATAGGTTAAAATATTTGGAAATCCACTGTATTGAAGAGCATTGTATACTACAAACAGGAATGTTGCTGAAGCATATGCCTAATTGTGTGTCCTTGATAATACACATG CTTTGGTCATGGAGCAGCGACGTTGACGAACTGGAGGGTTGGCCTGAGGTTGATTCTTTAGGTTTGGGGTTACATGTTGAATATATAGAAATTGATGGTTTTGGCAGGAATAAACTCGTTAGTGTTGAGCTTCTCAAATATCTCCTGGTTTGCTGCACAAAATTAAAGGAGGTGAAACTCCATCTGCACGAACCACGGCTAAGTGATAAACAGAAGAATGTGATGCGGAAGACGGTAATGAAGCTTTCGAGGCCATCCGGCTGTAAAATTATCATCAATGATCTGCCAAGTGAACTTACTTGCATACCTTTCAGGTCTAATCTATGTTTGTTGTTGCACCTCTTGGTAGTTGGTACACTACTCTTCCTTGTTATCTTCCGCATATtacaaattacaattaaaatttgcTGGCAGTCTCCTGCTATATCTATTTCACCTTTGTCGATTTCATTCGACTTTTTCTTTTCCAATTTCTACCATTAA